One segment of Candidatus Gorgyraea atricola DNA contains the following:
- a CDS encoding ribulose-phosphate 3-epimerase produces the protein MKKILVAPSILSADFARLSDEIKRIEDAGADLIHVDVMDGRFVPNITIGPLIVEAVKRCTKLPLDVHLMIDQPHKLLKAFADAGSDIITVHAETYTLGTSDKQQATRVETSRSVDKIDEVRVKKVLSEIKSLGKKAGLSLNPDSSFCIEGVLGEVDMILLMSVHPGFGGQKFIDSVIPKIKQARKLYAGDIEVDGGINDKNVKLVLDAGANVIVAGSYFFGAKDAKEAVRKLHGGK, from the coding sequence ATGAAAAAGATATTGGTAGCGCCGAGCATATTGTCGGCTGATTTTGCAAGGCTGAGCGATGAGATAAAAAGGATCGAAGATGCCGGAGCAGACTTGATACACGTTGATGTAATGGACGGGCGTTTCGTGCCTAACATTACTATAGGGCCGCTTATTGTAGAGGCAGTGAAGAGATGTACTAAATTGCCTCTAGATGTTCATCTCATGATCGACCAGCCGCATAAGCTTTTGAAGGCATTTGCAGATGCCGGAAGCGATATCATCACTGTGCATGCGGAGACTTATACGTTAGGGACAAGCGACAAGCAACAAGCGACAAGGGTGGAGACTTCGAGGTCTGTGGATAAGATAGATGAAGTGCGTGTTAAAAAGGTCCTGAGCGAGATAAAGTCTCTTGGCAAAAAGGCAGGGTTGTCGCTTAATCCTGATTCGTCCTTCTGCATAGAAGGCGTACTGGGTGAAGTCGACATGATTCTTCTAATGTCAGTTCATCCTGGGTTCGGAGGGCAGAAATTTATTGATTCAGTAATACCAAAAATAAAACAGGCTCGAAAACTATATGCTGGAGATATAGAGGTCGACGGTGGGATAAATGATAAAAATGTTAAGTTAGTTTTAGACGCTGGTGCAAATGTGATTGTAGCCGGCTCTTATTTCTTTGGAGCAAAAGATGCTAAAGAGGCAGTGAGAAAATT